One region of Myxocyprinus asiaticus isolate MX2 ecotype Aquarium Trade chromosome 38, UBuf_Myxa_2, whole genome shotgun sequence genomic DNA includes:
- the LOC127429074 gene encoding peptidyl-prolyl cis-trans isomerase FKBP2-like, whose protein sequence is MRLCLVLVVSLMPILMAVVHGAEKKKLQIGIKKRVDNCPIKSRKGDVLNMHYTGKLEDGTEFDSSIPRNQPFTFTLGTGQVIKGWDQGLLGMCEGEKRKLVIPSELGYGDRGAPPKIPGGATLIFEVELISIERRPEL, encoded by the exons ATGAGGCTGTGTTTGGTATTAGTTGTTTCACTGATGCCCATCCTCATGGCAGTTGTTCATGGGGCTGAAAAGAAGAAACTTCAGATAGGAATCAAGAAAAGAGTGGACAACTGTCCTATCAAGTCTCGAAAGGGAGACGTGTTGAATATGCACTACACT GGTAAACTGGAGGACGGGACAGAATTTGACAGCAGCATACCGAGGAATCAGCCCTTCACCTTCACTCTTGGCACTGGACAGGTCATCAAGGGCTGGGATCAGGGTTTACTGGG AATGTGTGAGGGTGAGAAGAGGAAACTGGTCATTCCCTCTGAGCTTG GTTATGGTGACAGAGGAGCACCTCCTAAAATTCCAG GTGGCGCCACACTCATCTTTGAAGTAGAGCTGATCAGCATTGAGAGAAGACCTGAGTTATAG
- the LOC127429075 gene encoding protein phosphatase 1 regulatory subunit 14B-like: protein MAAVTSPETTPQPRVYFQTPPGTEEEVPQKQGRVTVKYDRKELRRRLNLEEWIVSQLMNLYDCEEDEVPELEIDVDELLDLSSDVERAIRVKMLLVDCYKPNDDFVAALLEKVRGMQKLNTPQKKGELTP, encoded by the exons ATGGCAGCGGTAACGAGTCCGGAAACGACACCTCAACCCCGGGTCTATTTTCAAACACCGCCCGGTACCGAAGAAGAAGTGCCACAGAAGCAAGGGCGCGTGACTGTCAAATATGACAGAAAAGAATTAAGGAGGCGGCTGAATTTGGAAGAGTGGATAGTTAGCCAGTTAATGAATCTATACGACTGCGAG GAGGATGAAGTTCCTGAGCTGGAAATAGATGTGGATGAGCTGTTGGATCTTTCCAGCGATGTCGAGAGAGCCATTCGAGTGAAG ATGCTGCTGGTTGACTGTTACAAACCTAATGAT GATTTTGTGGCGGCACTGCTGGAGAAGGTTCGAGGTATGCAGAAACTCAACACTCCCCAGAAGAAGGGTGAGCTGACGCCATGA